Proteins encoded within one genomic window of Hevea brasiliensis isolate MT/VB/25A 57/8 chromosome 8, ASM3005281v1, whole genome shotgun sequence:
- the LOC131182048 gene encoding lectin beta-1 and beta-2 chains-like, with the protein MESSKRPSLCTFIILFLFTFFPFKIQSSIESTAFSFNEFSSYNMTEIKLEGDAYAEDPYIKLTKSFDQLNSTGSVGRATYYKPIHLWDKSGNIADFKAHFSFAMNSNGNESRGNGFAFFLANNGSKLEPLSGGGRLGLLSSTNAQLPFVAVEFDPGWSDWDPADGNDHIGIDLNSLSSVVVTNWTQDDIANGEEIQAWIEYNSSSKNLSVLVTNGNEESSTGNNSYNLHYIVDFREYLTDEWVTVGFSASTTIDLFEEHEIHTWNFNSTLQVDENLGNHTNTQVAISSKRENKAWIWAVLGVSGTLNLVLLGLVWYGYCKNRRRKTENGPGSANGHFGETALRK; encoded by the coding sequence ATGGAATCCTCCAAACGTCCGTCTTTGTGCACATTCATCATCCTATTCTTGTTTACATTCTTCCCTTTCAAAATCCAATCTTCCATTGAATCAACCGCTTTTAGCTTCAACGAATTCAGCTCATATAATATGACAGAGATTAAGTTGGAGGGAGACGCATATGCTGAAGATCCATACATTAAACTCACCAAAAGCTTTGATCAGTTGAACTCCACTGGTAGCGTCGGTCGAGCCACATATTACAAACCAATTCACCTTTGGGATAAGTCTGGCAATATTGCAGACTTCAAAGCTCATTTTTCCTTCGCTATGAATTCCAACGGTAATGAAAGCAGAGGCAATGGATTTGCATTCTTCCTCGCCAACAATGGTTCTAAACTTGAGCCTTTGTCAGGAGGCGGACGTCTTGGCCTTTTGAGCTCTACCAATGCGCAACTTCCATTTGTTGCCGTTGAATTTGACCCTGGCTGGAGTGATTGGGATCCTGCAGATGGAAATGATCACATAGGTATTGATCTCAACTCATTGTCCTCTGTTGTTGTCACGAACTGGACCCAGGATGATATAGCTAATGGAGAAGAAATCCAAGCTTGGATTGAATACAATTCCAGCTCAAAAAATTTAAGTGTTCTTGTAACTAATGGTAATGAAGAAAGTTCCACGGGTAATAATTCGTATAACCTTCATTATATTGTAGACTTTAGAGAATATTTAACAGATGAATGGGTTACGGTAGGCTTCTCAGCATCCACCACCATAGATTTATTCGAGGAGCATGAGATACACACTTGGAATTTTAACTCAACCTTGCAAGTTGATGAAAATTTAGGCAACCACACTAATACACAAGTAGCTATCTCTTCAAAAAGAGAGAACAAAGCATGGATATGGGCTGTCTTGGGTGTTAGTGGCACTCTGAATTTGGTTTTGCTAGGTTTGGTTTGGTATGGCTATTGCAAGAACAGGAGAAGAAAGACAGAAAATGGGCCAGGCAGCGCAAATGGCCATTTTGGGGAGACCGCGTTGAGaaaataa